A region from the Halomarina litorea genome encodes:
- a CDS encoding class I SAM-dependent methyltransferase, whose amino-acid sequence MESDEDALGTAMLDFQRGGLRGEAVHRDGGEVWPAYIEENYFGSPRDWHPDSRVLYDSLDGPVLDVGCGAGQHALTFQHRGTEVTAFDVSPNAVRAARERGVEDARVADMFDLPGEFPREAFRTALLNGTQLGLGGSLAGVSELLADLARVTDESGVAVADSYDPARIDAPDEFGGHRPDPREGVCRRAFHVEYDRAGERLVGPSLSFVLFSPARLRDACVGTPWSVREVRRRDPEAPYYKAVLAKRT is encoded by the coding sequence ATGGAGTCCGACGAGGACGCGCTCGGGACGGCGATGCTCGACTTCCAGCGCGGCGGCCTGCGCGGCGAGGCCGTCCACCGCGACGGGGGCGAGGTGTGGCCGGCGTACATCGAGGAGAACTACTTCGGCTCCCCGAGGGACTGGCACCCCGACAGCCGGGTCCTGTACGACTCGCTCGACGGTCCCGTCCTCGACGTGGGCTGTGGCGCGGGGCAACACGCCCTGACCTTCCAGCACCGGGGCACGGAGGTGACGGCCTTCGACGTCTCGCCGAACGCCGTCCGGGCGGCCCGCGAACGCGGCGTCGAGGACGCCCGCGTGGCCGACATGTTCGACCTGCCCGGGGAGTTCCCGCGGGAGGCGTTCCGGACCGCCCTCCTCAACGGGACGCAACTCGGCCTCGGCGGGTCGCTCGCGGGCGTCTCGGAACTGCTCGCGGACCTCGCGCGGGTCACGGACGAGTCCGGGGTCGCCGTCGCCGACAGCTACGACCCGGCGCGCATCGACGCCCCCGACGAGTTCGGCGGCCACCGGCCCGACCCCCGCGAGGGCGTCTGCCGACGGGCGTTCCACGTCGAGTACGACCGCGCGGGTGAGCGACTGGTCGGGCCGTCGCTCTCGTTCGTCCTGTTCTCGCCGGCCCGCCTCCGGGACGCCTGCGTGGGGACGCCCTGGTCGGTGCGGGAGGTGCGGCGGAGGGACCCGGAGGCGCCGTACTACAAGGCGGTACTGGCGAAGCGGACCTGA